Proteins from one Entomospira culicis genomic window:
- a CDS encoding DUF262 domain-containing protein: MSDNQRMTLLELLAKQEVVIPRIQRDYAQGRESEKIDSIRNKFLSDLKEALLHDDKSLDLNFIYGKTVNDSFLPVDGQQRLTTVWLLHLYLYSRAGNSEALEKLKKFSYETRETSKAFLKELVEHHADMHHEAPPSEAIVDSHWFSHDWAFDPSVQSVLVMLDAIHKHFAESDLQTLIAGLESGKVYFFYLPIAEIGSPDDLYIKLNARGKMLSSFENVKAILVGQAQEHLDKDDFTKNMDGIWTDYFWSRSKEKFDEDFARFLEVLFHNYGVIDTYGNKDWWYTLSNETTLAKIDAPFLTTLYHTLNFLCKVDKDEKLNAKIDPFILPKEEINIERRYMFFVLSEYARQAKDKAVDLWADGLAHQWFRVMNNLVYNSYTTVFREDDERVKTFSNVLAEIKNLSEHWDGILAYISDSKHKIGALNQEQVKEERIKASIILHHPEKEAFATAIYAAEKHRYFGGQIRAALYLAGDKDKPEALALATFNKYWATLSQLFKDSVEQEAQAMHVLRSALLTFGNDCYYRPSEYIQYMFYSTNPRETNSLRALFADEAKRKYTLPLLDVLQKKSLADIIENHLVDPATKRNDWQYCLVKYPQLFRHLHPTHMYADFYTHVNRFLLLSKKTGGGYCHSVFLAALEDELNTSAIKQNLHVEYWFKSGAKDYHNLVFPKENGWDRKGWVVYDYIEKQFIILHHNKKGDEEELWRSTSDDPISETVAYIEENIKLFRK; encoded by the coding sequence GTGAGCGATAATCAGCGTATGACATTATTAGAGTTATTAGCAAAGCAAGAGGTGGTGATCCCCCGTATTCAGCGAGATTACGCGCAAGGGCGTGAGAGTGAGAAGATTGACTCTATCCGTAACAAATTTCTTAGCGATTTAAAAGAAGCGCTCTTGCATGATGATAAATCCTTGGATTTAAACTTTATCTATGGTAAAACTGTCAACGATAGCTTTTTACCTGTCGATGGGCAACAACGCCTCACCACCGTATGGCTATTGCATCTCTATCTTTACAGTCGAGCTGGCAACAGTGAAGCTTTGGAGAAATTGAAGAAATTCAGTTATGAAACCCGAGAAACTTCTAAAGCATTCCTCAAGGAACTGGTTGAGCATCATGCCGATATGCACCACGAAGCTCCACCAAGTGAAGCGATTGTAGATAGTCATTGGTTCTCGCATGATTGGGCATTCGATCCGAGTGTGCAGTCGGTCTTGGTGATGCTGGATGCGATTCATAAACATTTTGCGGAGAGCGACTTACAAACGTTGATCGCAGGCTTGGAGTCTGGGAAGGTCTACTTCTTTTATCTGCCCATTGCCGAAATCGGTTCACCAGATGATCTCTATATCAAATTAAATGCCCGTGGCAAGATGCTTAGCTCGTTTGAGAATGTTAAAGCTATCTTGGTGGGACAGGCTCAAGAGCATTTGGATAAGGATGATTTTACAAAGAATATGGACGGCATCTGGACGGATTACTTTTGGTCTCGCTCTAAAGAGAAATTTGATGAAGATTTTGCGCGCTTCCTTGAGGTCTTGTTTCATAACTACGGCGTGATTGATACTTATGGCAACAAAGATTGGTGGTATACGCTTTCTAATGAGACCACGCTTGCCAAGATTGATGCGCCGTTTCTCACCACGCTCTATCATACGCTCAACTTTTTGTGTAAGGTGGATAAGGACGAAAAGTTGAATGCTAAAATCGATCCCTTCATTCTACCAAAAGAAGAGATCAATATTGAGCGACGCTACATGTTTTTTGTCTTGAGTGAGTACGCCCGACAAGCTAAGGATAAAGCGGTGGATCTTTGGGCTGATGGTTTGGCGCATCAATGGTTTCGCGTGATGAACAACCTTGTCTACAATAGCTACACAACGGTTTTTCGCGAGGATGATGAGCGGGTAAAAACCTTTAGTAATGTGCTTGCTGAAATCAAAAATTTAAGCGAGCATTGGGATGGTATTTTAGCGTACATCAGTGATAGTAAGCATAAAATTGGCGCGTTGAATCAAGAGCAAGTGAAAGAGGAGCGAATCAAGGCCAGCATTATCTTACACCATCCAGAGAAGGAAGCCTTTGCTACAGCCATCTATGCGGCGGAAAAGCATCGATACTTTGGTGGGCAAATCCGCGCAGCACTCTACCTAGCCGGCGATAAAGATAAGCCCGAAGCGTTGGCTTTGGCAACCTTTAATAAGTATTGGGCAACCCTTAGCCAGCTCTTTAAGGATAGTGTGGAGCAAGAGGCGCAGGCGATGCATGTATTACGCAGTGCTTTGCTTACTTTTGGTAATGATTGTTATTATCGTCCATCAGAATACATTCAGTATATGTTTTATTCTACTAATCCCCGTGAAACAAATAGTTTACGTGCACTCTTTGCCGATGAAGCTAAGCGAAAATACACGTTACCTTTGTTAGATGTTTTACAGAAAAAGTCATTAGCTGACATCATTGAGAATCATCTAGTTGACCCAGCAACGAAAAGAAATGATTGGCAGTACTGTTTAGTCAAATACCCTCAATTATTTCGACATTTACATCCCACGCATATGTATGCAGATTTCTATACACATGTTAACCGATTTCTTTTACTATCAAAAAAGACGGGTGGTGGGTATTGCCACAGTGTTTTTTTGGCTGCATTAGAGGATGAATTGAATACGTCAGCTATTAAACAGAATCTACATGTAGAATATTGGTTTAAAAGTGGCGCAAAAGATTATCATAATTTAGTTTTTCCCAAAGAAAATGGGTGGGATCGTAAGGGCTGGGTCGTATATGATTATATTGAAAAACAATTTATTATTTTGCATCATAATAAAAAGGGGGATGAAGAGGAGCTGTGGCGTTCTACCTCAGACGATCCGATTTCCGAGACGGTGGCGTATATTGAAGAGAATATCAAGTTATTTCGTAAATAG
- a CDS encoding ABC transporter substrate-binding protein — translation MMLLLLLVGCNPDKKSQPVGKSIMVGVPNPRTPIDTHLSPLAAVQSIYNHMVETLYTVDEEMNIVPLLAKALPTISEDALHYTFTLRDDVYFHDGSHLTSRDVQFLFERLFDPQTPGVSNAFYKEVAGSDAYFAGEAQSISGFTIIDDYTFTIELSRPSLAFVDALSMGYAGIIPRESFLAHQETWGHSVLIGSGPYRFVRYHPNEGVIMEVNEAYRDGRSAIDRIEFRYMDDAYTALLEYEQGNLDVVELNPDQYAQYASGNYRDEIHRWNTLGTNVIFINTKHQDLGNPLVRKALLYALDRDDIAEHVYQHLADKVDNFVPVGSVGYNPHITLPKHSTQRAKELLAEAGYNEPLNIEVVYTSGKVLDRQLWTLAQAQLKEAGINLIIKEADAAAFLDLTMSGQVYLHNRAWLLPYPDGSIFLDYLHGTSSHRASVNYQNPELDDILERAQASPDANERRALYEEAERILVEEATVVIPLTNQHIFNLVKPHLINMKRINSLYQFQESDIVRP, via the coding sequence ATGATGTTATTACTTCTTCTTGTCGGGTGTAATCCCGATAAAAAGTCGCAACCAGTGGGCAAGAGCATCATGGTGGGTGTACCTAATCCGCGCACGCCTATCGACACGCATCTCTCGCCATTAGCTGCGGTACAAAGTATTTATAATCATATGGTTGAGACGCTCTATACCGTAGATGAAGAGATGAATATCGTGCCTCTCTTGGCAAAGGCGTTACCCACTATCTCCGAAGATGCATTGCATTACACCTTTACGCTAAGAGACGATGTCTACTTTCATGATGGAAGCCACCTCACCAGTCGTGATGTGCAATTTCTCTTTGAGCGTCTCTTTGATCCCCAGACTCCCGGTGTCTCCAACGCATTTTATAAAGAAGTTGCCGGGAGTGATGCCTACTTTGCGGGTGAGGCACAAAGCATCAGTGGGTTTACCATCATCGATGATTACACCTTTACCATCGAGTTGAGTCGACCATCGCTTGCCTTTGTTGATGCGCTGAGCATGGGCTATGCGGGCATTATCCCTCGAGAAAGTTTCCTCGCCCATCAAGAAACATGGGGGCATAGCGTGCTGATCGGCAGTGGCCCGTACCGTTTTGTGCGCTACCATCCCAATGAAGGTGTGATCATGGAGGTAAATGAGGCGTATCGAGATGGGCGATCGGCTATCGATCGCATCGAATTCCGCTATATGGATGATGCCTATACCGCGCTTTTAGAGTATGAACAGGGCAACCTCGATGTGGTAGAGCTCAACCCCGATCAATACGCACAGTACGCCTCTGGCAACTATCGTGATGAAATTCATCGCTGGAATACACTTGGTACCAATGTCATCTTCATCAACACCAAACATCAAGATCTTGGTAATCCATTGGTGCGCAAGGCTCTACTTTATGCGCTAGATCGCGACGATATCGCAGAACATGTCTACCAACATCTTGCCGATAAAGTAGACAATTTCGTTCCTGTGGGATCGGTAGGGTACAACCCCCATATCACCTTGCCTAAGCATAGTACCCAACGCGCCAAAGAACTCCTTGCCGAGGCAGGCTATAACGAACCTCTCAATATCGAAGTGGTTTACACCAGCGGAAAAGTGCTCGATCGCCAATTATGGACGCTCGCGCAAGCCCAGCTCAAAGAGGCAGGTATCAACCTTATCATCAAAGAAGCAGACGCGGCTGCCTTTCTCGATCTCACCATGAGCGGACAAGTCTACCTGCATAATCGCGCATGGCTCTTGCCCTATCCCGACGGCAGCATCTTTTTAGACTATCTCCACGGGACAAGTAGCCATCGCGCATCGGTAAACTACCAAAACCCCGAGCTAGATGATATCCTCGAGCGCGCCCAAGCTAGCCCCGACGCCAACGAACGTCGCGCCCTGTATGAAGAGGCAGAACGCATCTTGGTGGAAGAGGCAACCGTGGTCATTCCGCTAACAAATCAACATATCTTCAACCTCGTAAAACCCCACCTCATCAACATGAAGCGTATCAACAGCCTCTACCAGTTTCAAGAGAGCGACATCGTCCGCCCCTAG
- a CDS encoding phosphopantothenoylcysteine decarboxylase, whose protein sequence is MHILITAGGTSEKIDDVRKITNSSTGELGALIAKEFALRQEVESIHLLTTKQAILPDIHAKITTHIVESHAQVQARLRSIMEHHSPDVIIHSMAISDYHVSAVSSLDTLAEELSLWLESHSNPSTTMIKAYLEQYQQGAELPKKMSSSITNPLLMLAPNAKLIDQLRALAPHATIVGFKLAATETVEELIVIGFSLLQRCQCDFVLANRVEDISEDGHVAFFIDADRQISTWSSKPHIAQGIVERLLKERNAIKRSEKQ, encoded by the coding sequence ATGCATATCTTAATAACAGCTGGCGGCACCAGCGAAAAGATTGATGATGTACGGAAGATTACCAATAGTTCTACGGGCGAACTAGGTGCGTTGATTGCCAAGGAATTTGCCTTGAGGCAAGAGGTTGAATCGATACATTTGCTAACGACCAAGCAGGCGATTCTACCTGATATTCATGCAAAAATTACTACCCATATTGTGGAGAGTCATGCGCAGGTGCAAGCCAGATTACGCTCGATTATGGAGCATCATTCGCCCGATGTCATCATTCATAGTATGGCGATAAGTGATTATCACGTCTCGGCAGTATCATCGTTGGATACGCTTGCCGAAGAGCTGTCACTGTGGTTAGAATCTCATTCAAATCCTTCTACTACAATGATTAAAGCATATTTAGAGCAGTATCAGCAAGGAGCAGAGCTCCCCAAAAAGATGAGCTCTAGCATCACTAACCCGCTCTTAATGCTAGCGCCCAATGCTAAACTTATTGATCAATTGCGCGCTTTAGCACCACACGCAACCATTGTGGGCTTTAAACTGGCAGCCACGGAAACTGTCGAGGAGTTAATAGTGATCGGATTTTCTCTTTTACAAAGATGCCAATGTGATTTTGTCCTTGCTAATCGGGTGGAAGATATCTCGGAGGATGGGCATGTTGCCTTTTTTATCGATGCCGATCGCCAGATTAGTACGTGGTCGTCTAAACCACACATCGCGCAGGGCATTGTGGAACGTCTCTTAAAAGAGAGAAATGCAATCAAAAGGAGCGAAAAGCAATGA
- a CDS encoding flavoprotein, whose protein sequence is MSTTLITLGITGSIAAYKAADLASQLGKRGYRVQAMMTESAERFITPHTLQALTKEPVLTQMFDLEQYPHEIRHITLAKESDLLLIAPASANIIAKLAHGLADDLLSTFALVMDGTSIMLAPAMNTRMYQNPIVQNNIQILRGYGMQIIEPKSDLLACGDIGQGALATVDTILAHVDKYLDSKTE, encoded by the coding sequence ATGAGTACAACGTTGATTACATTGGGGATTACGGGGAGCATTGCTGCCTACAAGGCTGCCGATTTGGCGAGTCAACTGGGTAAGCGTGGCTATCGCGTGCAGGCGATGATGACCGAGTCTGCCGAGCGATTTATTACGCCTCACACGTTACAAGCCCTCACCAAAGAGCCGGTACTTACCCAGATGTTCGATTTGGAGCAATATCCGCATGAGATTCGGCATATTACGCTAGCTAAAGAGTCTGACTTATTGCTTATCGCGCCTGCTAGTGCAAATATCATCGCAAAACTTGCGCATGGGTTGGCCGATGATCTCCTCTCTACCTTTGCCTTAGTGATGGATGGCACCTCGATTATGCTAGCCCCTGCCATGAATACGCGTATGTATCAAAATCCGATTGTGCAGAATAATATTCAAATTTTGCGGGGCTATGGCATGCAGATCATCGAGCCCAAAAGTGATCTCTTAGCCTGTGGAGATATTGGTCAAGGTGCGCTAGCCACGGTGGATACCATTTTAGCACATGTGGATAAATATTTAGATAGTAAGACTGAGTGA